One genomic window of Clostridium taeniosporum includes the following:
- a CDS encoding ABC transporter substrate-binding protein, which yields MKKGLKLVLSLAMIITLTLSLTACNSNNTSKTQEENAKITVRLNEVTRSVFYGPMYVAISEGFFEKEGIAINLQTGQGADKVMQAVLSKNADIGFCGPEQVIYINNQGREDYPVVFAGLTQKDGSFLVGRNKESNFDWNTLKGKEVIGGRPGGVPAMALEYAMKNNNITPNTDVNMITNIDFAAASGAFKGGTGDYVALFEPTASMLEKEGSGSILASIGENSGVIPYTCFFTTKSYLDNNKETIAKFTKAIYEGQKWYFSHTPEEIADSIIKYFPGTDRDIIIRVINNYNKIDALAHEPSIKEENLNRLIEIIQEYDDSLIPSKPDFNKIVDNSFAEKATK from the coding sequence ATGAAAAAAGGCTTAAAACTAGTACTTTCTTTAGCTATGATTATTACATTGACTCTTTCTTTAACTGCTTGTAATTCTAATAACACTTCTAAAACTCAAGAGGAAAATGCTAAAATTACTGTTCGCTTAAATGAAGTTACTCGTTCTGTTTTTTATGGTCCAATGTATGTTGCTATAAGTGAAGGATTCTTTGAAAAAGAAGGAATTGCTATCAATCTCCAAACTGGACAAGGAGCAGATAAAGTTATGCAAGCTGTTTTAAGTAAAAATGCTGATATTGGCTTCTGTGGTCCTGAACAAGTAATTTATATTAACAATCAAGGAAGAGAAGATTATCCTGTAGTCTTTGCTGGGCTTACACAAAAAGATGGTTCTTTCTTAGTAGGAAGAAATAAAGAATCAAACTTTGATTGGAATACATTAAAAGGAAAAGAAGTTATTGGTGGAAGACCTGGTGGGGTTCCTGCTATGGCTTTAGAATACGCTATGAAAAATAATAATATAACTCCTAATACTGACGTTAATATGATAACTAATATAGACTTTGCTGCTGCTTCTGGCGCATTCAAAGGTGGTACTGGCGATTATGTGGCTTTATTTGAACCTACTGCTTCAATGCTTGAAAAAGAAGGTAGTGGAAGTATACTTGCATCTATTGGAGAAAACTCAGGAGTTATTCCATATACTTGTTTCTTTACAACTAAATCATATTTAGACAATAATAAAGAGACAATAGCAAAATTCACAAAAGCTATATATGAAGGTCAAAAATGGTATTTTTCACACACACCTGAAGAAATAGCTGATTCAATAATTAAATACTTTCCTGGAACTGACAGAGATATAATAATAAGAGTTATTAATAATTACAATAAAATAGATGCTTTAGCTCATGAACCTTCAATTAAAGAAGAAAATTTAAATAGATTAATAGAGATAATTCAAGAGTATGATGATTCATTAATTCCTTCAAAACCTGATTTTAACAAAATTGTAGATAATAGTTTTGCTGAAAAAGCAACTAAATAA
- a CDS encoding dicarboxylate/amino acid:cation symporter, producing MKKLFNNFIFKLVIAVLIGVLIGTYSSTNLIQIISTIKYVLGQIIFFSIPLIILGFIAPSISKLKGNASKLLSYAVVIAYSSSVFAAIFSMFAGYSIIPKLSIISNNTVTKKLPELLFKLDIPPIMSVMSALILALFLGLATAWTKSDLVEKLLEQFQNIILSIVEKIIIPILPLFIATNFACLAYEGGISKQLPIFFKVVIIVIIGHFIWLTILYSIAGIISKENPWQVFKNYGPAYFTAVGTMSSAATLPVALKCAKKSKIITKDIVDFAIPLCSNIHLCGSVLTEVFFIMTVSQILYGNLPNISTMILFIVLLGIFAIGAPGVPGGTVMASLGLITGILGFNEAGTALILTIFALQDSFGTACNVTGDGAIALMLTRIRSKK from the coding sequence ATGAAAAAACTTTTTAATAACTTTATTTTCAAACTAGTTATAGCTGTACTAATAGGTGTGTTAATAGGAACTTATTCTAGCACTAATTTAATTCAAATTATATCTACTATTAAGTACGTGCTTGGACAAATAATATTCTTTTCTATACCATTAATAATATTAGGTTTTATTGCACCTTCTATTTCAAAACTTAAAGGAAATGCTAGTAAATTACTAAGCTATGCAGTAGTAATTGCATATTCATCTTCTGTATTTGCAGCAATTTTCTCTATGTTTGCAGGATATAGTATTATCCCTAAATTATCAATAATTTCTAATAATACTGTAACAAAAAAATTACCTGAATTGCTTTTTAAACTTGACATACCACCAATTATGAGTGTTATGAGTGCATTAATACTGGCACTATTCTTAGGACTAGCAACAGCATGGACTAAATCTGATTTAGTTGAAAAATTATTAGAACAATTTCAAAATATAATATTAAGTATTGTTGAAAAAATTATAATTCCTATACTACCTTTATTTATTGCTACAAATTTTGCATGTTTAGCTTATGAAGGTGGTATAAGTAAACAATTGCCTATTTTCTTTAAGGTTGTAATTATAGTAATTATCGGACATTTTATTTGGCTTACTATTCTATATTCAATTGCTGGAATTATATCAAAAGAAAATCCATGGCAAGTTTTTAAAAATTATGGTCCAGCTTATTTTACTGCTGTTGGTACAATGTCAAGTGCAGCAACATTGCCGGTTGCATTAAAATGTGCTAAAAAATCTAAAATTATAACAAAAGATATTGTGGATTTTGCCATACCTTTATGTTCAAATATACATTTATGTGGATCAGTTTTAACAGAAGTATTCTTTATAATGACAGTTTCACAAATTCTATATGGTAATTTACCTAATATTTCAACTATGATTCTATTTATAGTATTACTTGGAATATTCGCTATAGGTGCACCAGGGGTTCCAGGTGGAACTGTTATGGCTTCATTAGGACTTATTACAGGTATACTTGGATTTAATGAAGCTGGAACTGCTCTTATATTAACTATATTCGCACTTCAAGATAGTTTTGGAACAGCATGTAATGTAACAGGAGATGGAGCTATTGCCTTAATGCTTACAAGAATAAGAAGTAAAAAATAA
- a CDS encoding N-acetylmuramoyl-L-alanine amidase family protein, whose amino-acid sequence MKKNMHSKTIALVLAAITGMQAGAIVPNSTLFNVKAYADEASTVNEVNQKIEPYSNVKGTGINVTTTTSGTITINLPNNFNTEQSKKLGGLKGTIDSTANTAYIGVKLITPASIKPSKIKDLSSNKEYVLLSGSNEVKGGSYIKYIPVAIKKGSVWEPTVNTYKNDLYKYEWLNDKNEVLVKTSLKVVVQREKYATVSISGSERVGRELEANVTAYKNGKIISPDKVKYQWYRSKHKDEDFSKISGETDNEYKLRSSDEDKYIKVEVIVTIDGEEVKVMSDRTSSIDEKRSSRHHRSSGRGSGSTVDTDRINDKIEDSRADNISYDVSDYPKVEKDVFECLKDNDDKTLILEGDDYSWTFDGDDIDNVSEMDNKLDTTIDTTSPNESEIKNILNGVNVVNLYLKYDGKLPGKAKIEAEIGSKYNGKNMYVYYYNKNTKSLELVESDVKVKYDKVSFTITHCSDYVLSETPLSTTVSFNEGWSMFNNSNWQYIVGGKRITGWNFINGRWYHMDSFGIMQRGWVNLNGSWYYLNYNGDMVIGWKNINGKWYYLSEDGKMLTGWVCYSGKWYYLDYSGAMVSNTTINGYRLGYNGAWIR is encoded by the coding sequence ATGAAAAAAAATATGCATTCAAAGACTATAGCATTAGTTCTTGCAGCTATAACTGGAATGCAAGCAGGAGCAATTGTACCAAATTCCACACTTTTTAATGTTAAAGCCTATGCTGATGAAGCTAGTACAGTTAATGAAGTTAATCAAAAGATAGAGCCATATTCAAATGTTAAAGGAACAGGAATAAATGTAACTACTACAACATCAGGAACTATAACTATTAATTTGCCTAATAATTTTAATACTGAACAAAGCAAAAAATTAGGAGGTTTAAAAGGAACTATTGATTCAACAGCTAACACTGCCTATATAGGGGTGAAACTTATTACTCCAGCAAGTATTAAACCATCTAAAATAAAAGATTTATCTTCTAACAAAGAATATGTATTATTATCTGGTTCAAATGAAGTAAAGGGTGGAAGTTACATTAAATATATACCTGTAGCAATCAAAAAAGGAAGTGTATGGGAGCCGACAGTAAATACTTATAAAAATGACTTATATAAATATGAGTGGCTTAATGATAAAAATGAAGTTTTAGTAAAAACATCATTAAAAGTAGTTGTTCAAAGAGAAAAATATGCTACAGTATCAATTTCAGGAAGTGAAAGAGTTGGAAGAGAATTAGAGGCTAATGTAACAGCTTATAAAAATGGTAAGATTATATCTCCAGATAAAGTAAAGTATCAATGGTATAGATCAAAGCATAAAGATGAAGACTTTAGTAAAATATCTGGTGAAACAGATAATGAATATAAATTAAGAAGTAGTGATGAAGATAAGTATATAAAAGTAGAAGTAATAGTTACTATAGATGGTGAAGAAGTAAAAGTAATGAGTGATAGAACAAGTAGTATTGATGAAAAAAGATCTTCAAGGCATCATAGATCATCAGGTAGGGGATCAGGAAGTACTGTTGATACTGATAGAATAAATGATAAAATTGAAGACTCACGAGCTGATAATATATCTTATGATGTTTCAGATTATCCAAAGGTAGAAAAGGATGTTTTTGAATGTTTAAAGGATAATGATGATAAGACCTTAATTCTTGAAGGTGATGATTATAGTTGGACTTTTGATGGAGATGATATTGACAATGTTTCAGAAATGGATAATAAGCTAGATACAACTATTGATACAACTTCTCCTAATGAATCAGAAATAAAAAATATTTTAAATGGAGTAAATGTAGTTAATTTATATTTAAAATATGACGGGAAATTACCTGGAAAAGCAAAGATTGAAGCTGAAATAGGTTCTAAATATAATGGTAAAAATATGTATGTTTATTACTATAATAAAAATACAAAATCATTAGAGTTAGTTGAATCAGATGTTAAAGTAAAATATGATAAAGTGTCATTTACAATAACTCATTGCTCAGATTATGTATTAAGTGAAACTCCTCTTTCAACTACAGTATCATTTAATGAAGGATGGAGTATGTTTAATAATAGTAATTGGCAATATATAGTAGGTGGAAAAAGGATTACTGGATGGAACTTTATAAATGGAAGATGGTACCATATGGATTCTTTTGGAATAATGCAAAGAGGATGGGTTAATTTAAATGGTTCTTGGTATTATTTAAACTATAACGGTGATATGGTAATTGGATGGAAAAATATAAATGGTAAATGGTATTATTTAAGTGAAGATGGAAAAATGCTAACAGGTTGGGTTTGTTATAGTGGCAAATGGTATTATTTAGATTATTCAGGAGCAATGGTTAGTAATACAACTATTAATGGATATAGATTAGGTTATAATGGAGCTTGGATAAGATAA
- a CDS encoding 5'-nucleotidase, lipoprotein e(P4) family, which produces MLKNKKKFIMSMALSLVLMSSSVPALATTTQDKDTNQKVTSESSYDLKDLNEQLVMGVTWMQSSAEYRALCYQAYNTGKTIVNEAASNFKQGDKPLAIITDCDEAVIDNNEYEAGLIGQKAGYSEKTWTQWVDHADAKAMPGAKEFLNYAADKGVEIFYVTGRNEKTCLDGTIKNLKKLGYPCVDKKHMRLKTDSSNKQPRMDEIIKDYNVIIYMGDDAGDFPINSYGKDVEDRNQLVDVNKNNFGTHFLILPNPVYGHWESALAKDYFKLSPAEKDNVRKLHLKTWTSNENNN; this is translated from the coding sequence ATGTTAAAAAATAAAAAGAAATTTATAATGTCTATGGCACTAAGCCTTGTACTTATGTCATCTTCTGTACCGGCATTAGCAACTACTACACAAGATAAAGACACTAATCAAAAAGTAACTTCAGAATCTTCTTATGACTTAAAAGATTTAAATGAACAACTAGTTATGGGAGTAACTTGGATGCAATCTTCTGCTGAATACAGAGCATTATGTTATCAAGCTTACAATACCGGGAAAACAATTGTAAATGAAGCTGCCTCAAATTTTAAACAAGGTGACAAACCTTTAGCAATAATTACTGATTGTGATGAAGCTGTTATTGATAATAACGAATATGAAGCAGGTTTAATAGGTCAAAAAGCTGGTTATAGTGAAAAAACATGGACACAATGGGTAGATCATGCTGATGCAAAAGCCATGCCTGGAGCAAAAGAATTTTTGAATTATGCTGCTGATAAAGGTGTTGAAATATTCTATGTGACCGGTAGAAATGAAAAAACTTGCCTTGATGGAACTATTAAAAATCTAAAAAAATTAGGCTATCCATGTGTAGATAAAAAACATATGCGTTTGAAAACTGATAGTAGTAATAAACAACCTAGGATGGATGAAATAATCAAAGACTACAATGTAATAATATATATGGGAGATGATGCTGGTGATTTTCCTATAAACTCTTACGGTAAAGATGTAGAAGACAGAAATCAATTAGTTGATGTAAACAAAAATAATTTTGGAACACATTTTTTAATATTACCAAATCCAGTATATGGACATTGGGAAAGTGCTCTTGCTAAAGATTATTTTAAATTAAGTCCAGCTGAAAAAGATAATGTAAGAAAATTACACTTAAAAACTTGGACATCTAATGAAAATAATAATTAA
- a CDS encoding EFR1 family ferrodoxin (N-terminal region resembles flavodoxins. C-terminal ferrodoxin region binds two 4Fe-4S clusters.) produces MGLFSGDGAGCSARLFKKYGAKVVGGLHLKMPDCICDVKLLKKSLEQNKQIIKEADEKINDAVKRLKEGRPPKEGINAFYHIAGLFGQRLWFFNKTKNYSDKLKIEKTKCTSCGLCVKLCPMGNLKLLNGKIEVKEKCTMCYRCISSCPKQAITLLGKKVHEQYRVDNYL; encoded by the coding sequence ATGGGACTTTTTAGTGGAGATGGAGCAGGATGTTCAGCACGTTTATTTAAAAAATATGGTGCAAAAGTTGTAGGTGGACTTCACTTAAAAATGCCTGATTGTATTTGTGATGTAAAATTATTGAAGAAATCATTAGAACAGAATAAGCAGATTATAAAAGAAGCTGATGAGAAAATTAATGATGCTGTGAAAAGATTAAAAGAGGGAAGGCCTCCCAAAGAAGGTATTAATGCTTTTTATCATATTGCAGGATTGTTTGGTCAGCGATTATGGTTTTTTAATAAAACAAAAAATTATTCTGATAAATTAAAGATAGAAAAAACGAAGTGTACAAGTTGTGGCCTTTGTGTAAAATTATGTCCAATGGGTAACCTCAAATTACTAAATGGTAAAATTGAAGTAAAAGAAAAATGTACTATGTGTTATAGATGTATAAGCAGTTGTCCAAAACAAGCAATTACTTTATTAGGAAAGAAAGTACATGAACAATATAGAGTTGATAATTATTTATAA
- a CDS encoding MFS transporter has translation MKNNYKKTMYASYVGYITQAIVNNFVPLLFLTFQREFKISLDQISLLVTLNFGTQIFVDFLSARYVDKIGYRVSIVGAHIFSALGLIGLGVFPYIFSNPFIGLVISIILYAIGGGIIEVLISPIVEALPNDAKASAMSLLHSFYCWGHVFVVIISTIYFVIFGINKWNYLAIIWATIPFINAICFTRVPINIFGEEEIKLPMKSIFKLKYFCLFLLLMICSGAAEQAMSQWASVFAEAGLNVSKTIGDLFGPCLFATLMGVSRAFYGNFGEKINLEKFISFSSMLCVVSYFIAVFAPISIVSLIGCGLCGLSVGIMWPGVFSLSAKYCPQGGTSMFAFLALAGDVGCAVGPGLVGMVSSSVEKESSNIINFISNISTNNVGLKVGLLCAIVFPIIMLFSIGVLKHKRT, from the coding sequence ATGAAAAATAATTATAAAAAGACTATGTATGCTAGTTATGTAGGATATATTACTCAAGCAATTGTAAATAATTTTGTACCATTATTATTTTTAACCTTTCAAAGGGAATTTAAAATATCCTTAGATCAAATTAGTTTGCTTGTTACCCTTAATTTTGGCACACAGATTTTCGTTGATTTTTTATCAGCACGATATGTAGATAAAATAGGTTATCGTGTATCAATAGTTGGTGCTCATATTTTTTCAGCATTAGGGTTAATTGGCTTAGGTGTATTTCCATACATATTTTCTAATCCTTTTATTGGGCTAGTAATTTCTATTATATTATATGCAATTGGTGGTGGGATAATTGAGGTTCTAATAAGCCCAATTGTAGAAGCATTACCTAATGATGCAAAAGCTTCTGCAATGAGTTTACTCCATTCATTTTATTGCTGGGGACATGTATTTGTTGTAATTATTTCTACCATTTATTTTGTCATATTTGGAATAAATAAATGGAATTATTTAGCTATAATTTGGGCTACTATTCCATTTATAAATGCTATATGCTTTACAAGAGTGCCTATTAATATATTTGGTGAAGAAGAAATAAAGCTTCCTATGAAAAGCATATTTAAGCTTAAATATTTTTGTTTATTTTTGTTGTTAATGATATGTTCAGGTGCAGCTGAACAAGCTATGAGCCAATGGGCATCTGTTTTTGCAGAAGCAGGACTTAATGTTTCAAAAACAATTGGTGATTTATTTGGGCCATGCTTATTTGCAACTCTTATGGGAGTGTCTCGTGCATTTTATGGAAATTTTGGTGAAAAAATTAATTTAGAAAAATTTATTTCATTTAGTAGTATGCTTTGTGTAGTTAGTTATTTTATTGCAGTATTTGCTCCGATTTCTATTGTATCATTAATTGGATGTGGACTATGTGGTTTATCAGTTGGTATTATGTGGCCAGGTGTGTTTAGTTTATCTGCCAAATATTGTCCACAAGGTGGTACAAGTATGTTTGCATTTCTTGCATTAGCTGGGGATGTAGGTTGTGCTGTAGGTCCAGGATTAGTTGGAATGGTTTCTAGCTCAGTTGAAAAGGAGAGTTCTAATATTATAAATTTCATATCTAATATTAGTACAAATAACGTTGGATTAAAAGTAGGATTATTATGTGCTATTGTTTTTCCAATTATCATGCTTTTTAGTATAGGTGTACTAAAACATAAGAGAACTTAA
- a CDS encoding flavodoxin family protein, whose translation MVGIYFSGTGNTKHCISKFVKKYSAANSIISIEEPSVVNEIKKNDFIVFAYPIYYSNLPKIINDFIKENKKNLRIKKFL comes from the coding sequence ATGGTTGGCATATATTTTAGTGGTACAGGAAATACAAAACATTGTATATCTAAATTTGTAAAAAAGTATAGTGCTGCTAATTCTATAATTTCAATAGAAGAACCATCTGTGGTTAATGAAATAAAGAAAAATGATTTTATTGTATTTGCTTATCCTATTTATTATAGCAATCTTCCAAAAATTATTAATGATTTTATTAAAGAAAACAAAAAAAATTTAAGGATAAAAAAATTTTTATAA